From one Mytilus edulis chromosome 1, xbMytEdul2.2, whole genome shotgun sequence genomic stretch:
- the LOC139493102 gene encoding small integral membrane protein 29-like: MSSTSSNNVPYHIVTENITEHTTVFTEPHSTSSSHVLAYILVPVGSVILVALLALIAVIIFRKNRMDKLRHHLMPMYSFDPNEDADWESELLEDQDNEQRLALRIETPSPDAAPIYKFGTKRK, translated from the exons ATGAGTAGTACTAGTTCTAACAATGTGCCATATCATATAGTGACAGAAAATATAACGGAACACACCACAGTATTTACAGAGCCTCATTCCACATCATCTAGTCATGTCTTAGCTTATATTCTAGTTCCTGTAGGATCTGTGATCCTTGTTGCACTGTTAGCTCTCATT gcaGTTATAATTTTCAGGAAAAACAG AATGGATAAGTTGAGACACCATTTAATGCCTATGTATAGTTTTGACCCAAATGAAGATGCTGACTGGGAATCAGAACTGTTAGAAGATCAGGATAATGAACAGCGTTTAGCACTAAGGATAGAG ACTCCAAGTCCAGATGCTGCCCCAATTTATAAGTTTGGGACCAAAAGAAAGTAA
- the LOC139493079 gene encoding uncharacterized protein isoform X1: protein MALLKWILVAFFHVFKQHVSAYQCLNNVDRRFECCHPCNKMDNKYPCTSLCPKDFFIIKRTTDLKCSQKGSIITFEGFEDFDMDERMQPLCVRECPERYKNSSKTECQYCDANCNGTVTMEHFDKVNGISIGLSSLALAFCLVITFIILYCVFKRRRIKKTKANPTNNTTYDSASTPVIKSNNGEISSNESYTKHGGVTVTIDNAEEVSNTSDTLDKDYSSDNSNRTKDGRLSEYQYLENNSLQTLCVAELKSKCYGLQPRTDLVSNHESITVLDIENGTFLNPERVIIQNIDHMIVKGNPTISVGHVIGISVSD, encoded by the exons ATGGCTCTACTGAAATGGATTTTGGTTGCTTTTTTCCATGTATTTAAG CAGCATGTAAGTGCTTACCAGTGCTTAAACAATGTGGATCGACGTTTCGAATGTTGTCATCCATGTAACAAAATGGACAACAAGTATCCATGTACGTCGTTATGCCCAAAAGactttttcattataaaaaggACTACAGATTTGAAATGTTCACAAAAAGGATCCATCATAACCTTTGAAGGATTTGAAGATTTTGATATGGATGAACGAATGCAACCATTGTGTGTACGTGAATGCCCTGAAAGATACAAAAACTCTTCAAAAACAGAATGCCAGTACTGTGATGCAAACTGTAATGGGACTGTTACCATGGAACACTTTGATAAAGTTAATGGCATTTCAATCGGGTTATCTTCCTTAGCATTGGCATTCTGTCTAGTGATTACTTTCATCATCTTATACTGTGTGTTCAAGCGCAGACGTATAAAGAAAACGAAG GCAAATCCGACGAATAATACAACTTATGATTCTGCTTCAACCCCTGTGATCAAAAGCAATAATGGTGAAATAAGTAGCAACGAATCTTACACAAAACACGGTGGTGTAACAGTTACGATAGATAACGCAGAGGAGGTGTCAAATACTAGTGATACATTAGATAAAGACTATTCTTCAGATAATTCAAATAGAACTAAAGATGGACGCCTTTCCGAGTACCAATACCTTGAAAATAACAGTTTACAGACATTGTGCGTTGCTGAATTAAAATCCAAATGTTATGGACTTCAGCCAAGAACAGACTTGGTCAGCAACCATGAAAGCATAACAGTTTTAGACATTGAAAATGGTACTTTTTTAAATCCAGAGAGAGTAATCATACAAAATATAGATCATATGATTGTGAAAGGAAACCCAACAATAAGTGTAGGACATGTTATTGGTATTTCGGTTTCAGATTAA
- the LOC139493079 gene encoding uncharacterized protein isoform X4: MALLKWILIAFFHVFKHVSAYQCLNNVDRRFECCHPCNKMDNKYPCTSLCPKDFFIIKRTTDLKCSQKGSIITFEGFEDFDMDERMQPLCVRECPERYKNSSKTECQYCDANCNGTVTMEHFDKVNGISIGLSSLALAFCLVITFIILYCVFKRRRIKKTKANPTNNTTYDSASTPVIKSNNGEISSNESYTKHGGVTVTIDNAEEVSNTSDTLDKDYSSDNSNRTKDGRLSEYQYLENNSLQTLCVAELKSKCYGLQPRTDLVSNHESITVLDIENGTFLNPERVIIQNIDHMIVKGNPTISVGHVIGISVSD, encoded by the exons ATGGCTCTACTGAAATGGATTTTGATTGCTTTTTTCCATGTATTTAAG CATGTAAGTGCTTACCAGTGCTTAAACAATGTGGATCGACGTTTCGAATGTTGTCATCCATGTAACAAAATGGACAACAAGTATCCATGTACGTCGTTATGCCCAAAAGactttttcattataaaaaggACTACAGATTTGAAATGTTCACAAAAAGGATCCATCATAACCTTTGAAGGATTTGAAGATTTTGATATGGATGAACGAATGCAACCATTGTGTGTACGTGAATGCCCTGAAAGATACAAAAACTCTTCAAAAACAGAATGCCAGTACTGTGATGCAAACTGTAATGGGACTGTTACCATGGAACACTTTGATAAAGTTAATGGCATTTCAATCGGGTTATCTTCCTTAGCATTGGCATTCTGTCTAGTGATTACTTTCATCATCTTATACTGTGTGTTCAAGCGCAGACGTATAAAGAAAACGAAG GCAAATCCGACGAATAATACAACTTATGATTCTGCTTCAACCCCTGTGATCAAAAGCAATAATGGTGAAATAAGTAGCAACGAATCTTACACAAAACACGGTGGTGTAACAGTTACGATAGATAACGCAGAGGAGGTGTCAAATACTAGTGATACATTAGATAAAGACTATTCTTCAGATAATTCAAATAGAACTAAAGATGGACGCCTTTCCGAGTACCAATACCTTGAAAATAACAGTTTACAGACATTGTGCGTTGCTGAATTAAAATCCAAATGTTATGGACTTCAGCCAAGAACAGACTTGGTCAGCAACCATGAAAGCATAACAGTTTTAGACATTGAAAATGGTACTTTTTTAAATCCAGAGAGAGTAATCATACAAAATATAGATCATATGATTGTGAAAGGAAACCCAACAATAAGTGTAGGACATGTTATTGGTATTTCGGTTTCAGATTAA
- the LOC139493079 gene encoding uncharacterized protein isoform X2 has product MALLKWILIAFFHVFKQHVSAYQCLNNVDRRFECCHPCNKMDNKYPCTSLCPKDFFIIKRTTDLKCSQKGSIITFEGFEDFDMDERMQPLCVRECPERYKNSSKTECQYCDANCNGTVTMEHFDKVNGISIGLSSLALAFCLVITFIILYCVFKRRRIKKTKANPTNNTTYDSASTPVIKSNNGEISSNESYTKHGGVTVTIDNAEEVSNTSDTLDKDYSSDNSNRTKDGRLSEYQYLENNSLQTLCVAELKSKCYGLQPRTDLVSNHESITVLDIENGTFLNPERVIIQNIDHMIVKGNPTISVGHVIGISVSD; this is encoded by the exons ATGGCTCTACTGAAATGGATTTTGATTGCTTTTTTCCATGTATTTAAG CAGCATGTAAGTGCTTACCAGTGCTTAAACAATGTGGATCGACGTTTCGAATGTTGTCATCCATGTAACAAAATGGACAACAAGTATCCATGTACGTCGTTATGCCCAAAAGactttttcattataaaaaggACTACAGATTTGAAATGTTCACAAAAAGGATCCATCATAACCTTTGAAGGATTTGAAGATTTTGATATGGATGAACGAATGCAACCATTGTGTGTACGTGAATGCCCTGAAAGATACAAAAACTCTTCAAAAACAGAATGCCAGTACTGTGATGCAAACTGTAATGGGACTGTTACCATGGAACACTTTGATAAAGTTAATGGCATTTCAATCGGGTTATCTTCCTTAGCATTGGCATTCTGTCTAGTGATTACTTTCATCATCTTATACTGTGTGTTCAAGCGCAGACGTATAAAGAAAACGAAG GCAAATCCGACGAATAATACAACTTATGATTCTGCTTCAACCCCTGTGATCAAAAGCAATAATGGTGAAATAAGTAGCAACGAATCTTACACAAAACACGGTGGTGTAACAGTTACGATAGATAACGCAGAGGAGGTGTCAAATACTAGTGATACATTAGATAAAGACTATTCTTCAGATAATTCAAATAGAACTAAAGATGGACGCCTTTCCGAGTACCAATACCTTGAAAATAACAGTTTACAGACATTGTGCGTTGCTGAATTAAAATCCAAATGTTATGGACTTCAGCCAAGAACAGACTTGGTCAGCAACCATGAAAGCATAACAGTTTTAGACATTGAAAATGGTACTTTTTTAAATCCAGAGAGAGTAATCATACAAAATATAGATCATATGATTGTGAAAGGAAACCCAACAATAAGTGTAGGACATGTTATTGGTATTTCGGTTTCAGATTAA
- the LOC139493079 gene encoding uncharacterized protein isoform X3, with amino-acid sequence MALLKWILVAFFHVFKHVSAYQCLNNVDRRFECCHPCNKMDNKYPCTSLCPKDFFIIKRTTDLKCSQKGSIITFEGFEDFDMDERMQPLCVRECPERYKNSSKTECQYCDANCNGTVTMEHFDKVNGISIGLSSLALAFCLVITFIILYCVFKRRRIKKTKANPTNNTTYDSASTPVIKSNNGEISSNESYTKHGGVTVTIDNAEEVSNTSDTLDKDYSSDNSNRTKDGRLSEYQYLENNSLQTLCVAELKSKCYGLQPRTDLVSNHESITVLDIENGTFLNPERVIIQNIDHMIVKGNPTISVGHVIGISVSD; translated from the exons ATGGCTCTACTGAAATGGATTTTGGTTGCTTTTTTCCATGTATTTAAG CATGTAAGTGCTTACCAGTGCTTAAACAATGTGGATCGACGTTTCGAATGTTGTCATCCATGTAACAAAATGGACAACAAGTATCCATGTACGTCGTTATGCCCAAAAGactttttcattataaaaaggACTACAGATTTGAAATGTTCACAAAAAGGATCCATCATAACCTTTGAAGGATTTGAAGATTTTGATATGGATGAACGAATGCAACCATTGTGTGTACGTGAATGCCCTGAAAGATACAAAAACTCTTCAAAAACAGAATGCCAGTACTGTGATGCAAACTGTAATGGGACTGTTACCATGGAACACTTTGATAAAGTTAATGGCATTTCAATCGGGTTATCTTCCTTAGCATTGGCATTCTGTCTAGTGATTACTTTCATCATCTTATACTGTGTGTTCAAGCGCAGACGTATAAAGAAAACGAAG GCAAATCCGACGAATAATACAACTTATGATTCTGCTTCAACCCCTGTGATCAAAAGCAATAATGGTGAAATAAGTAGCAACGAATCTTACACAAAACACGGTGGTGTAACAGTTACGATAGATAACGCAGAGGAGGTGTCAAATACTAGTGATACATTAGATAAAGACTATTCTTCAGATAATTCAAATAGAACTAAAGATGGACGCCTTTCCGAGTACCAATACCTTGAAAATAACAGTTTACAGACATTGTGCGTTGCTGAATTAAAATCCAAATGTTATGGACTTCAGCCAAGAACAGACTTGGTCAGCAACCATGAAAGCATAACAGTTTTAGACATTGAAAATGGTACTTTTTTAAATCCAGAGAGAGTAATCATACAAAATATAGATCATATGATTGTGAAAGGAAACCCAACAATAAGTGTAGGACATGTTATTGGTATTTCGGTTTCAGATTAA